GCCCAGAACAAGCACCAGGGGATAGAGCAGAAGTTGCAGCCCGAGCCGCCCTCGGCTTGCGGCTTGGCGGGGCTGGGCGCCCGGGTGAAGGTGTAAGTGGTGGCCTCCTCCTCCAGCAGCTTCTCGCTGGGCTTCCAGTGCACGATGCCCTCCTGGCAGGCCTCGCAGAACTCCCCTCGGTGCCTCCGGGTGTCTTGGCGGCTGGCCACGTGGATGCGGTACTGGCCGCCCGGCTCGCCGTAGCACTGCTCGCGCAGGCTGGTGATGAGGTTGTCCACCAGACTCTCGATGTTCTCCTCCAGCATGCTCGACTCGTCCAGGTGCGAGGTGCCGCACTCGTAGCACAGCTGCTTGAAGACGCGCATGCGCACCGAGCCCATCCGCTGGGCGCGGTCCAGGTGCATGTGGAAGAGGATGACCACGTGGGGCGACTGCCAGGTGTGCCAGCACCAGGAGCAATGGAACCTGTGgggaaggggaaaggaaggaTGGAGAGGCGGGGGTGGCAGCTATGGAAACAGCCCAGGAAGGCGTGAGGGGAGGTGGGCAGAGGCTGGAAGCTGAGGCCTTGTGTTCACAGCTCCCTGGGCTCATTAGCGCCTCGCCCCCTTCCCCAAGCGGCCTGCCCCCTTGTGAGCACTCTGGGACAGAACCAGCGCCCTCCTCAGAGGCCACCTGGCATCCAGCAGAGCTCTGCCCTCAGGGCCTGCCTCCTCAGCGCTCTCTGGAGGCCTCAGCTCCCTCCACCACATGCCTCCTGGGCCGTTCTCTGGGCCTCactcttcatctctaaaattagCAGAGCAAACTAAACGAGTTCTTCCTGCCCAGACCTCCTGTGAGTCTGACAGGGAGAACGGCTGGCACAGATGGGAAACCGCATACTCCACCTGCACATTCTTGTCTGTCAACACTGACTGTGAACAGGCTAGACCCGAATGCGGAGAAAAAGGCACAATTATCACCCATCAGCCTCCGGCGGGTGCCAGCGTTAACGCACCCCAAGGCCTCCAAGTGGAAGCTGTCTGTGCTAAGACTGAGCCCTGTGGGCCTAGTTCCCCAAACTAGGGCCAGCTGGGGATGACAGGTCACCAGGCAGATCTGGGAGAGCCACAGCCCTCCTGGCTCAGCCCCACTAGCCTTCCAAGCACTGGGATCCCTGCCAGCAAGCTTCCAGCCCCTTGCACCCCTCCCATCAGCTAGCTTAGGGGCTTCACGATTTCATTCTCATGTCTTTTCTGTTACCTCCTTTGGGGactgtttctctctctcagaTCAGACCACAAAACTCAGCACATAAGAAGTGCTGGCTAGATGTTTCTTGAATTTAATTGAATGGACTGAATTCAGGGTGGGAAGGAAGGTCTTGCTTCTGACCCCCAGGCTGCACCACTTGGCGTCCCCCATCTTTCATCCCAATGATGAGTCTTTGCATTATAGATCATGGACAAGACTGCAGAAGGGAATGAAGCAGGTCATCTCAGACATTCTTGTACCTATGAATCACTTAGAGATCTTGTTAAAAGGCAGACTCTGATTAAGTAGGTCTAGGATGGGGCCCAAGATTCTGCATCTCTAACTCCAGTTGATGCTGATGTGGCTGACCCATGGACCACACCTTAAGTGACAAGGATCTAAGCTAACCCCTCATTCTGCAAATGGAGAGAGAATGTGAGGGCCACAGAAGGAAACTAAATTGCTCAAGGGTCAGAGCTAATAGAGCCTGTTTCTAGTACACTTCATATGTTCAATAATTTTAAAGTAAATCAAGCTAAATTAAAGTGTTTTAAACTGAACTGTCCCAAgtccagggccctggtggcacagtagttaagaactcagctactaaccaaaaggtcagcagtttgatcctgccagctgttccttggaaacagtatgggacagttccactctgtcctatagggttgttatgagtcagaatcaactcgacagcaactgggatgtgtgtgtgtgtgtggtcccaAGTCCAGAGCACAGGCCTCTTGACCCCCCATGGAACCTCAAGCCTCCTTCCCTTGGGTTTCAATCACTTTTTAGCCGATTACTAAAATCTGAAAATATGTGAAATGTCAGAATTTAAGACTGTTTAAAATATCCTACCTCTTTATTTCCCAGATGGGGACAGCGTGGCTCAGAGAGGGAACATGACACAGATGCTCAATGGCAGATCTGGCATCAGAACTTGGTTGTCTTAACTACCAGTTAAGGGCTCATTCTCTGCCTCCCTGTTTATGCCTGGCCCAACAGTGAGATCGACCCTAAACACCTGGCTTCTACAtggttctctctcctctctgaaaGTGCTCCCAGGGCTGGCTGGGGAGTCAGGGGCTGCCTGCAAGTCCCCTACTTACTGGGCTACTCACCTGCCTGAGGCGTGCAGCTCCAGGTACTGCTTCCAGCCAGGGGCCAGGACATTGTGTTTGAGGTTGGGGTCTATGATGAGGTCCCAGCTGTCTGCCGGCTTCGCCTCCTCCATCTTTTCGTAGAAGACTTTCTTCCACTCACCTGTGGTCACACTTTTACACATGGTCTTGTCAGGGACGAGGGAGGGCAAGCTCCACCTGAGTGAGAACACGGGGAGCGAGGGCAGGTGCAGCACGGGGCAGCGCAGTCTCCACGGTCTAAAAATCCTCATTGACAGGACCAGGAGGAAGCAGGACCCAGCTCCCTCCTTTGTCCGCAGTGGAACCTGTTTCCACAGCAACCAGGCAGGGTGCCAAGAGACAGGGCTTGGGGAGGAGAGTGTCTCCAAAGAGATGTTCCAAGGCCCTAAATTGAGGCTGCAGAGGCAGAGTTGGTGGATCAAAGTTACCTGCGACAAGGTGGGGACCCAAAAGGAGGCTGAGCTTCAGCCCAGCTCGCCCCAGCCTGCAAAGGGCATGGGGAGGCGAAGATCTGAGCTATCTCAGCTTTGCCTTGCTGCCCTCTAGAGACATCATCATTATCTGGCTGCTATGGTAACCATGATGCCTTAGGGAGCCAAGGAGAAGTAAGTAATGGGAAGAGGTAGACCTGTAATAGATGGAGCAATAATAGTAACCTCTTCTTCTTCACCCCCACCCGTCTGGTGACCATCCCTTAGACATTTGCAAAACACGTTTGGAGGTCTCTTGACCCTTTCGTTGTTATTATTGCCACTGTACAGATCAGAGCCTGGGACTCAGCctataaatggcagagctggtatCCAAACCCAAGGCTATTGACCCCATACCCATTCACTAATTCATTCATTTCAAACATACCCATGTGCCAGTTTCTATACCAAGCTATGCTAAGTGATACTCACCTAATAACCACAATGCAATGAGACCTATGCTGCAACAACTGTGTCCAAGAGCAGCCACCTGTGCACAAAGGTAGGATCCATTGCATCAGCCTGGCAGATGCAGTCAAGACAATTTTCAAGCTGATATGGAATAGAAGCACAAATCCACGGGCAAGGAAGCTTTTGCCATAGGTCCTGCTTCTGctgctttttaaataaattattttctctttataaaagTAATGCAGGTTTAgtatataaaaattagaaaatataggcgaaatgaaacaaaagactcCTCCATAATACCTCTACCCAAGATAACCACTGTTAATACCATGATATATACACCTTTCCTGCTATTTTTCTGTACATGTATgtctatttatatatatgcaaGTTTTTACAAATCTTGAATCATATTCTACATACCAGAAACCATACCATATCATGACCTATTTTTTAGATAACAATATATCATGATTATATTTCTAGGTGGTTAATGTTATTCTGCAGTAACCTCTT
This is a stretch of genomic DNA from Elephas maximus indicus isolate mEleMax1 chromosome 1, mEleMax1 primary haplotype, whole genome shotgun sequence. It encodes these proteins:
- the RTP1 gene encoding receptor-transporting protein 1; amino-acid sequence: MRIFRPWRLRCPVLHLPSLPVFSLRWSLPSLVPDKTMCKSVTTGEWKKVFYEKMEEAKPADSWDLIIDPNLKHNVLAPGWKQYLELHASGRFHCSWCWHTWQSPHVVILFHMHLDRAQRMGSVRMRVFKQLCYECGTSHLDESSMLEENIESLVDNLITSLREQCYGEPGGQYRIHVASRQDTRRHRGEFCEACQEGIVHWKPSEKLLEEEATTYTFTRAPSPAKPQAEGGSGCNFCSIPWCLFWATVLLLLIYLQFSFRSSF